One window of the Methanomassiliicoccaceae archaeon DOK genome contains the following:
- the amrB gene encoding AmmeMemoRadiSam system protein B yields MRQPAVAGRFYPDDPEDLEEMISWCFTHRLGPGLPARVGDSRRISGAMAPHAGYMCSGMTAARTYRALKEDGLPELYVIIGPDHYGTAMGRTVICSEDFATPLGVCRSDREVCSRLARRFPDDPRAHSREHAIEVQVPFIQYIDPDPRIVAVTMGVQSPGSAAELAQALREACADRDTVVIASTDMSHYIPKSEAARLDGMVLDRVSEMDVEGMYRTVYGSRVTMCGYGPTAVAMLFSEGCESRMLGHTDSYDALGMDPDAVVGYASAVFERRN; encoded by the coding sequence ATGAGACAGCCTGCAGTGGCGGGACGCTTCTATCCCGACGATCCGGAAGATTTGGAGGAGATGATATCCTGGTGCTTCACGCACAGGCTCGGCCCCGGGCTCCCGGCACGCGTCGGGGACTCCAGGAGGATCTCAGGGGCCATGGCTCCCCACGCCGGATACATGTGTTCGGGGATGACCGCCGCGCGCACCTACAGGGCGCTGAAGGAGGACGGGCTGCCGGAGCTCTACGTGATCATCGGTCCCGACCACTACGGCACGGCCATGGGCAGGACCGTTATCTGTTCGGAGGATTTCGCGACCCCGCTGGGTGTGTGCAGGAGCGACAGGGAGGTGTGCTCGAGACTTGCCAGAAGGTTCCCGGACGATCCGCGTGCCCATTCCAGGGAGCATGCGATCGAGGTCCAGGTCCCGTTCATACAGTACATCGACCCCGATCCAAGGATAGTCGCGGTGACCATGGGGGTCCAGTCTCCCGGAAGCGCGGCGGAGCTGGCACAGGCCCTGAGGGAGGCTTGCGCCGACCGCGACACCGTGGTGATTGCGTCCACGGACATGTCACACTACATCCCCAAGTCGGAGGCCGCCAGGCTCGACGGAATGGTGCTAGACAGGGTCTCGGAGATGGATGTGGAGGGTATGTACAGGACGGTTTACGGGAGCAGGGTGACCATGTGCGGATACGGCCCGACAGCCGTGGCCATGCTGTTCTCGGAGGGTTGCGAATCCCGGATGCTCGGTCATACAGACTCATACGATGCGTTGGGGATGGATCC